A window of the Desulfobacula toluolica Tol2 genome harbors these coding sequences:
- a CDS encoding Mut7-C RNAse domain-containing protein, with protein sequence MNICIHFQKQLDFFRVNDKPGRQFNYALNRKASVKDIIESLGVPHTEVGHICFNKQEIDFSFIPVSQGILDVQAVSPPFNVGLPSFLRPQPLKRIRFVADVNVIKLGRLLILLGFDVIYSSFYSDEEIADIAEKENRIVLTRDTDLLKRSKIIFARRIRANLPYDQMAETIRFFGLENRISFFSRCTACNIKLVTIEKKDVMHLLEPKTKQYFNTFFQCPHCKTVFWRGSHYDFFKKQISALGISINH encoded by the coding sequence ATGAACATTTGTATACACTTTCAAAAACAATTGGATTTTTTCCGGGTAAACGACAAACCCGGCAGGCAATTTAACTATGCCTTAAACCGGAAAGCCAGTGTAAAGGATATTATCGAATCGCTTGGCGTTCCTCATACTGAAGTCGGGCATATCTGTTTTAACAAACAAGAGATTGATTTCTCATTTATCCCTGTTTCCCAGGGCATACTGGATGTGCAGGCTGTATCCCCCCCGTTTAATGTCGGGCTGCCGTCGTTCCTGAGACCTCAACCGCTTAAGCGTATCCGGTTTGTTGCAGATGTGAATGTGATCAAACTGGGACGACTTTTGATCCTGCTGGGATTTGATGTAATTTATTCTTCATTCTATTCTGATGAAGAAATTGCCGATATTGCCGAAAAGGAAAATCGAATTGTTCTGACCCGTGATACCGATCTTTTAAAAAGAAGTAAAATCATTTTTGCAAGGCGGATCAGGGCAAATTTACCCTATGACCAGATGGCTGAAACCATTCGTTTTTTTGGACTGGAAAATAGGATTTCTTTTTTTTCACGATGTACCGCGTGTAATATTAAGCTTGTAACCATAGAAAAAAAGGATGTGATGCATCTTCTTGAACCCAAAACAAAACAATATTTTAATACGTTCTTTCAATGCCCTCATTGTAAAACCGTCTTTTGGAGAGGGTCCCATTATGATTTTTTTAAAAAACAGATTTCAGCTCTTGGGATTTCAATAAATCATTGA
- a CDS encoding SlyX family protein, with translation MEINEDRLVEIETKIAFQENTIKNLNDELYEQQREITRLGAICDTLAKQIGALSAFSPGSDAPADEKPPHY, from the coding sequence ATGGAAATAAATGAAGACCGTCTGGTGGAAATTGAAACTAAAATTGCTTTTCAGGAAAATACCATTAAAAATTTAAATGATGAACTTTATGAACAGCAACGAGAAATCACCAGGCTCGGTGCTATCTGTGATACCCTGGCAAAGCAGATCGGTGCGCTTTCAGCGTTCTCGCCGGGAAGTGATGCGCCTGCCGATGAAAAGCCGCCTCACTATTAG
- a CDS encoding DNA translocase FtsK, giving the protein MEKNSYSLDNNILTIRTEYGDYGFKIEDGLELANAERIADLMVSELEKIEKKFQGIRENSNPYAKLLLANLNISDKYIQLENEHIQLEHKYNRLFNRNEKMKAFYHDRYQSGDAGSQKFKTDKTIHCSSSFDDLKNNDDILSEQIQTNQEDTTSLTETQPDDNDNSSSFKEEDFSEKQPPVITALEKTDRDLTDHDLSEESRKNSFISSPSMDIQTTTEPLEDLQTEPLEEIEIELSEDTETELLEDMQKQSPAVQQIAMQNPETQTDTQNLNSDSNNIAEPAQTQAPSLAKDLVLPVPPTISASPSAQFRINKPEEKQNSCIESCNTDSDEFQLPALDFLKRGNGKIEIDHEAIRRDAELLEQKLGYFGITGEVMEVSPGPVITTFEYRPAPGIKISKIVNLADDLALALSAFSIRIVAPIPGKDVIGIEIPNLKKSLVPFIDIVRSDDFINSTSKLPICLGKDIIGNPVVVELDKMPHLLIAGATGTGKSVGLNAMIASILYKSPPDKVNFIMIDPKRIELSLFNDIPHLLTPVITDMKKANIALQWVVREMERRYEILAKLQVRNIEQYNHKVKQMACPERDKDEAFEEFSYIVIIIDELADLMMTAAKDIELSLTRIAQMARAAGIHLVLATQRPSVDVLTGIIKANFPTRISFQVSSKTDSRTIIDSNGAETLLGSGDMLFVPPGTARLARVHGTYLSEDELVTITEFLKAQKKPNYIFDVITENDTEPAMDIVGEDEYDEKYQAALEFVLVSRQASISGVQRALRVGYNRAARIIDLMEKRGIVGPSDGVKPRQVLINRMD; this is encoded by the coding sequence GTGGAAAAGAATAGTTACAGTCTTGATAACAATATATTAACAATCAGAACAGAGTATGGTGATTATGGGTTTAAAATAGAAGATGGTTTGGAATTGGCCAATGCAGAACGTATTGCAGATCTTATGGTCAGTGAACTTGAAAAAATTGAAAAAAAATTCCAGGGCATTCGAGAAAACTCAAACCCATATGCGAAATTATTACTGGCAAACTTAAATATTTCGGACAAATATATTCAGCTTGAGAACGAACATATTCAGCTTGAGCATAAATATAATCGCCTTTTCAATAGAAATGAAAAGATGAAAGCTTTTTACCACGATCGGTATCAATCAGGTGATGCTGGCAGTCAAAAATTTAAAACTGATAAGACAATTCATTGCTCAAGCTCATTTGATGATTTAAAAAACAATGACGATATTTTATCGGAACAGATTCAAACAAATCAGGAAGACACAACTTCTTTGACCGAAACACAACCGGATGACAATGACAACTCTTCTTCTTTTAAGGAAGAAGACTTTTCCGAAAAACAACCCCCGGTTATTACGGCCCTGGAAAAAACAGATCGGGATTTGACAGATCATGATTTGTCTGAAGAAAGCCGAAAGAATTCTTTTATTTCATCACCATCAATGGATATTCAGACAACGACAGAGCCATTGGAAGACTTGCAGACAGAGCCATTGGAAGAGATAGAAATAGAACTCTCGGAAGACACAGAAACAGAACTCTTGGAAGACATGCAAAAACAATCACCTGCCGTGCAACAGATAGCCATGCAAAATCCAGAAACACAAACAGACACACAAAATTTAAATTCCGACTCAAATAATATAGCTGAGCCTGCACAGACTCAAGCCCCGTCATTGGCAAAGGATTTGGTTTTACCAGTGCCCCCAACAATTTCAGCATCCCCATCCGCCCAATTCAGGATTAACAAACCTGAAGAAAAACAAAACAGTTGCATTGAATCCTGCAACACAGATAGCGATGAATTCCAGTTGCCTGCCCTGGATTTTTTAAAACGCGGAAATGGAAAAATAGAAATTGACCATGAGGCCATCAGAAGAGATGCTGAACTGCTTGAGCAAAAACTTGGTTATTTCGGTATCACAGGAGAAGTCATGGAGGTTTCTCCAGGGCCGGTTATTACGACCTTTGAATACAGGCCTGCTCCGGGAATCAAAATCAGCAAGATCGTTAACCTGGCAGATGATCTGGCTCTTGCATTAAGTGCCTTCAGTATCCGTATTGTTGCTCCGATCCCTGGTAAGGATGTTATTGGAATTGAAATTCCCAATCTTAAGAAGAGCCTTGTTCCTTTTATTGATATTGTCAGATCCGATGATTTCATAAACAGCACATCCAAACTCCCCATCTGCCTTGGCAAAGATATTATCGGCAACCCTGTTGTTGTGGAGCTTGATAAAATGCCGCATCTGTTGATAGCAGGTGCCACTGGAACCGGCAAAAGCGTTGGGTTGAATGCCATGATAGCCAGTATCCTGTACAAATCACCTCCTGACAAAGTAAATTTTATCATGATTGATCCAAAACGCATTGAATTGTCATTGTTCAATGATATTCCCCATCTTCTCACACCGGTTATTACCGACATGAAAAAAGCAAATATTGCGCTTCAGTGGGTGGTAAGAGAAATGGAACGCAGGTATGAGATCCTGGCTAAATTACAGGTGAGAAACATTGAGCAGTATAATCACAAAGTAAAACAAATGGCTTGTCCTGAACGGGATAAAGATGAAGCATTTGAAGAATTTTCATATATTGTTATCATCATAGATGAGCTGGCCGATCTGATGATGACTGCGGCCAAGGATATTGAATTGTCTTTGACCCGTATTGCCCAGATGGCAAGAGCTGCGGGCATTCATCTGGTTCTTGCCACTCAGCGGCCTTCCGTTGATGTGTTGACTGGCATAATTAAAGCTAATTTTCCCACCAGGATATCGTTTCAAGTCTCGTCTAAAACCGACTCCAGGACAATCATTGATTCCAACGGAGCTGAAACACTCTTGGGCAGCGGGGATATGCTTTTTGTCCCACCCGGAACCGCACGGCTTGCCAGGGTACACGGCACCTATCTTTCAGAAGATGAACTTGTCACAATAACCGAGTTTCTAAAAGCCCAGAAAAAGCCTAATTATATTTTTGACGTGATAACGGAAAATGATACCGAACCCGCCATGGATATTGTTGGTGAGGATGAGTATGATGAAAAATACCAAGCTGCTCTGGAATTTGTTCTTGTCAGCAGACAAGCTTCAATTTCAGGTGTTCAACGTGCCCTCAGGGTTGGGTATAACAGGGCGGCAAGAATTATTGATCTTATGGAAAAAAGAGGGATTGTGGGACCTTCTGATGGCGTAAAACCCCGCCAGGTTTTGATAAATCGCATGGATTAA
- a CDS encoding sulfite exporter TauE/SafE family protein has protein sequence MTTFISISLIFFLAGWVQGVSGFGSALVAIPLLSLLIDIKTAIPLCSLLSLIITTYMSVQLWKYFDRKKILPLCAGAIPGIISGATILKTVPSEMIQNLMGSLLIAYALYNLFFTVKPGKIHYSWGYVSGFLSGSIGAAFSAGGPPAIIYTTLNNWSKNEIKATLTGFFCFNSYMVVSAHIITGLTTATVGKYFLFSVPFVLLGTFFGSYCYRFFKKDIYLRVVFLCLVVMGIILIL, from the coding sequence ATGACAACCTTTATCAGTATCAGTTTAATATTTTTCCTTGCCGGATGGGTTCAAGGTGTTTCAGGGTTCGGCTCCGCCCTTGTCGCAATTCCTCTGTTATCACTGCTTATCGACATCAAAACGGCGATACCGCTATGTTCACTGTTAAGCCTTATCATCACAACCTATATGAGTGTGCAGTTATGGAAATATTTTGATCGAAAAAAAATTCTACCTCTCTGCGCCGGAGCAATACCCGGTATCATATCAGGTGCAACCATTTTAAAGACCGTCCCTTCCGAAATGATCCAGAACCTTATGGGCAGTCTTTTAATCGCATATGCATTGTACAACCTGTTCTTTACCGTCAAACCCGGAAAGATTCATTATAGCTGGGGCTATGTTTCAGGATTTTTATCCGGTTCAATCGGAGCGGCATTCAGTGCGGGGGGACCGCCGGCAATCATCTACACCACCCTGAATAACTGGAGCAAAAACGAAATCAAGGCAACCCTTACAGGATTTTTTTGTTTTAACTCCTATATGGTTGTTTCAGCCCATATAATAACCGGATTAACCACGGCCACCGTGGGTAAATACTTTCTGTTTTCAGTACCCTTTGTTTTGTTGGGAACTTTTTTCGGCTCATACTGTTACCGATTTTTCAAAAAAGATATCTATTTGAGAGTTGTTTTCCTGTGTCTTGTTGTCATGGGAATAATTTTGATTCTATAA
- the rfaE1 gene encoding D-glycero-beta-D-manno-heptose-7-phosphate kinase yields MIIDIDTFKTVKALVIGDLMIDEYLWGSVDRISPEAPVPVVCVEKESHALGGAGNVINNLVSMGAQVLPIGTAGTGKAGQMIFEKLEELGIETDGIISEPERPTTRKTRVIASNQQVLRIDKEIKKDINGNTLEKLVSIIERKISGVNLIIISDYNKGLVTKELVRHTVELAKKYNVLTLADPKALDFSKYEHVSILTPNKKEASLAANMDIKSDRDLFAAGWKIMDQVKLERLLITCGKDGMVLFEKDKEPYVIESKARQVFDVSGAGDTVISLLGLGLAVGATFRSSAMLANAAAGIVVAKVGTATASVDELKQVMPN; encoded by the coding sequence ATGATTATAGATATTGATACTTTTAAAACCGTAAAAGCCCTTGTGATAGGGGATCTGATGATTGACGAATACCTGTGGGGCAGTGTGGACCGGATTTCACCGGAAGCTCCGGTTCCGGTGGTGTGCGTGGAAAAAGAAAGCCATGCCCTCGGGGGGGCGGGAAATGTCATCAATAACCTGGTTTCCATGGGGGCGCAGGTGTTGCCCATTGGCACGGCAGGAACGGGCAAGGCCGGTCAAATGATATTTGAGAAGCTTGAAGAACTGGGGATTGAAACTGACGGTATCATCAGTGAGCCGGAAAGGCCGACTACCCGAAAAACAAGGGTGATTGCATCCAATCAGCAGGTTCTGCGCATTGACAAGGAGATAAAAAAAGATATCAATGGCAACACCCTTGAAAAGCTTGTAAGCATTATTGAGCGTAAAATTTCCGGGGTTAATCTGATTATCATTTCAGATTACAACAAAGGCCTGGTTACAAAAGAACTGGTCCGGCACACTGTTGAGCTGGCAAAAAAATATAATGTCCTTACTTTGGCAGATCCCAAGGCTCTTGATTTTTCAAAGTATGAGCATGTTTCCATACTCACGCCCAACAAAAAAGAGGCAAGCCTTGCCGCCAACATGGATATCAAATCAGACAGGGATCTTTTTGCCGCCGGTTGGAAAATAATGGACCAGGTCAAGCTGGAAAGGCTCCTCATTACTTGCGGCAAGGACGGCATGGTATTGTTTGAAAAAGACAAGGAACCTTATGTCATTGAATCCAAAGCCCGGCAGGTGTTTGATGTTTCCGGTGCAGGTGATACGGTTATTTCTCTTCTGGGACTTGGGCTTGCAGTGGGTGCAACCTTTAGGTCAAGCGCCATGCTTGCCAATGCTGCTGCCGGGATTGTTGTTGCAAAGGTTGGAACCGCAACGGCTTCTGTTGATGAATTAAAGCAGGTGATGCCAAATTGA
- the thrH gene encoding bifunctional phosphoserine phosphatase/homoserine phosphotransferase ThrH, translated as MKILVADLEGVFLPEIWINVAQKTGIEELKLTTRDISDYDVLMTKRLTILKEHNLKIQDISEVIATLEPLEGALEMLTWIREQAQIIILSDTFEEFAKPLMAKLNFPTLLCHNLSIDKMGNVTDYNIRIDDQKKRAVKALKELNYEVIAFGDSYNDIGMITQADHGFFFSPPDSVITDYPEIPVTRNYLELKNMISSLLNV; from the coding sequence ATGAAAATATTGGTTGCAGATTTGGAAGGTGTGTTTTTGCCTGAAATATGGATTAATGTTGCACAAAAAACCGGGATTGAAGAACTTAAACTGACCACCAGGGATATCAGTGATTATGATGTGTTGATGACCAAGCGGCTTACTATATTAAAAGAGCATAATTTAAAGATTCAGGATATAAGTGAGGTGATTGCCACCTTGGAGCCACTTGAGGGCGCCTTGGAAATGTTAACCTGGATCAGGGAACAAGCACAGATTATCATTTTATCAGATACTTTTGAGGAATTTGCAAAGCCTTTGATGGCAAAGTTGAATTTCCCCACTCTTTTATGTCACAACCTGAGCATTGATAAAATGGGCAATGTCACTGATTATAATATTCGCATTGATGATCAGAAAAAGCGGGCGGTTAAAGCCTTAAAAGAACTTAACTATGAAGTGATTGCCTTTGGTGATTCTTATAATGATATCGGGATGATTACCCAGGCAGATCATGGATTTTTCTTTAGCCCGCCTGATTCAGTGATCACGGATTATCCTGAAATTCCAGTGACAAGAAACTATCTGGAGCTGAAAAACATGATCAGTTCGTTGCTGAATGTGTGA
- a CDS encoding homoserine dehydrogenase has product MKTINIGILGYGVVGAGVAKLLKQKKQLLESRIGAVLNLKTIADIDITTDRGVELGTTALVSDATVIIDDPEIDIIVETIGGETIAKEFILKALENKKHVVTANKALLASYGNDLVKTARKNLVDLAFEASCGGCMPIIKSLRESLVANDIKAMSAILNGTCNYILTKISKDGSEFEDALKDAQQLGYAEAEPSLDIDGFDTAHKLAILNSLAHGMEINLKDIHVEGIRTITPKDIEFAKEFGYTIKLLAIGKIHENHVEARVHPTMIPDSNPLSHVDSSMNAIVIDADATGQAMLYGHGAGMMPTASAVLSDVADIARNIISGTKRRVPILGYPEDNIKPIPILPMDELYTRYYLRFEAQDHPGVLAKISGILGENNISIKSVHQKGRKTNGNVPIVMITHIAKEASVQDALIKISKIDSVVGSPVVIRIEETVQE; this is encoded by the coding sequence ATGAAAACAATCAATATTGGAATTTTAGGATATGGTGTTGTTGGCGCTGGTGTTGCAAAGTTGTTAAAGCAGAAAAAACAATTGCTGGAATCCAGAATCGGTGCTGTTTTAAATCTTAAAACTATTGCTGATATTGATATCACAACAGACAGGGGGGTTGAACTTGGAACAACTGCTCTGGTTTCCGATGCAACCGTGATAATTGATGATCCTGAAATAGATATTATTGTGGAAACCATCGGAGGGGAGACCATTGCCAAAGAATTTATTTTAAAGGCTCTTGAAAATAAAAAACATGTGGTCACTGCCAATAAAGCCCTGCTGGCAAGTTATGGGAATGATCTTGTCAAGACAGCCCGGAAGAATTTGGTCGATCTGGCCTTTGAAGCCAGTTGTGGCGGGTGTATGCCCATCATCAAGTCTTTGCGGGAATCTCTTGTTGCCAATGATATCAAAGCAATGTCAGCGATTTTAAACGGAACCTGCAATTATATTCTTACAAAAATTTCCAAGGATGGGTCGGAGTTTGAAGATGCGCTAAAAGATGCCCAGCAATTGGGATATGCTGAGGCTGAGCCTTCATTGGATATTGATGGGTTTGATACTGCCCATAAACTTGCCATTTTAAATTCCCTTGCCCACGGCATGGAGATTAATTTGAAAGACATACATGTGGAAGGTATCCGCACTATTACACCAAAGGATATTGAGTTTGCAAAGGAGTTTGGGTACACCATAAAACTTCTGGCCATTGGCAAAATTCATGAAAATCATGTGGAAGCCCGTGTGCATCCCACCATGATCCCTGACTCAAACCCTCTTTCCCATGTTGATTCTTCTATGAATGCCATTGTCATTGACGCAGATGCCACAGGCCAAGCCATGCTGTATGGTCATGGTGCAGGCATGATGCCCACGGCCAGTGCCGTGTTAAGTGATGTTGCAGATATTGCAAGAAATATTATTTCAGGAACCAAAAGGCGGGTTCCCATTTTGGGATATCCTGAAGATAATATCAAGCCGATTCCCATTCTTCCCATGGACGAGCTTTATACAAGATACTATCTTAGGTTTGAAGCCCAGGATCATCCCGGGGTGCTGGCTAAAATTTCCGGAATTTTAGGAGAAAACAATATCAGCATTAAATCGGTTCATCAAAAAGGCCGGAAAACTAACGGGAACGTGCCGATTGTAATGATCACCCATATTGCCAAAGAGGCAAGTGTGCAAGATGCTTTGATAAAAATTTCAAAAATAGATTCAGTTGTTGGCAGTCCTGTTGTTATCAGGATAGAAGAAACTGTTCAGGAGTAA
- the purM gene encoding phosphoribosylformylglycinamidine cyclo-ligase — MSDSLTYADSGVDIDKANKLVDRIKDIAKTTPRAGVMGEIGGFGGLFSLNLSNISNPVLVSSTDGVGTKLKIAFMMDKHDTIGIDLVAMCVNDIIVQGAKPLFFLDYLAMGVLNNDVAEKIISGIAKGCTQAGCALIGGETAEMPGMYQNGEYDLSGFSVGIVDNDKIIDGSYIRNNHKLIGLASNGVHSNGFSLVRKVFFDKCKYSVDTKSEELGTTLGEELLKPTFIYVPTIISLIRDLPIHGLVHITGGGIDENIIRVIPESCKAIIHKDAWEVPPVFKLLQKEGGVPDAEMQRTFNNGIGMVMVVPEASAQEVMDRLSAMDKNAYLIGEIETRENNEPQTQWV, encoded by the coding sequence ATGAGCGACTCCTTAACTTACGCAGATTCAGGTGTTGATATAGATAAGGCAAACAAACTGGTTGACCGGATTAAAGATATTGCAAAAACCACCCCAAGAGCAGGAGTTATGGGTGAAATAGGCGGGTTTGGGGGCCTTTTTTCCCTGAATCTTTCCAATATTTCCAACCCGGTTCTGGTCAGTTCAACCGACGGTGTCGGAACCAAGCTTAAAATAGCTTTCATGATGGACAAACATGATACCATTGGTATTGATCTTGTGGCCATGTGTGTTAACGACATCATTGTCCAGGGGGCCAAGCCCTTGTTTTTCCTTGACTATCTGGCCATGGGAGTTCTTAACAATGATGTGGCTGAAAAAATTATTTCAGGGATTGCAAAAGGATGCACTCAAGCCGGATGCGCACTCATCGGCGGTGAAACCGCAGAAATGCCGGGCATGTATCAGAATGGGGAATATGACCTTTCCGGGTTTTCCGTGGGAATCGTAGACAATGATAAGATCATAGACGGTTCATATATCAGAAACAACCACAAACTCATCGGGCTTGCATCAAACGGTGTTCACAGCAATGGTTTCTCCCTTGTCAGAAAAGTTTTTTTTGACAAATGCAAATACAGTGTCGACACAAAATCAGAAGAACTGGGCACCACCCTTGGAGAAGAGCTGTTAAAGCCCACATTCATTTATGTCCCGACAATTATCAGCCTGATAAGAGATCTGCCCATTCACGGACTGGTTCACATTACCGGCGGAGGCATTGATGAAAATATCATCCGGGTGATCCCGGAATCCTGTAAAGCCATTATTCACAAAGATGCCTGGGAAGTTCCGCCGGTCTTCAAGCTCCTTCAAAAAGAAGGCGGGGTTCCTGATGCTGAAATGCAACGGACATTTAACAACGGCATCGGCATGGTTATGGTAGTACCTGAAGCATCTGCCCAGGAAGTCATGGACAGACTCTCGGCAATGGACAAAAACGCCTATCTTATCGGTGAAATAGAAACCAGGGAAAATAATGAACCTCAAACCCAATGGGTCTGA
- the tsaD gene encoding tRNA (adenosine(37)-N6)-threonylcarbamoyltransferase complex transferase subunit TsaD encodes MIVLGIESSCDETAAAIVQDGTKILSSIVASQIEVHHKYGGVVPELASRMHIEAITPVVDEAVQKAAINIEDIDGVAATRGPGLIGALLVGFCFAKSFAWARQLPFAGVNHLEAHIYSLFLMDNKPKFPFIALVVSGGHTNIYHVTSYDNFELLGQTRDDAAGEAFDKVAKMLGIGYPGGPIIETLAKTKNPDAIMFPRTLLEKGSFDFSFSGIKSSVARYIHDKNITTKDEKAQVAASFQEAVIDVLSQKLINAAQHKKCLRIGIAGGVSANQTFVNKLSKRAKSKNIKVFSPPVELCGDNAAMIAARGYTMIQQGSLCTLDHDVFSRTKTD; translated from the coding sequence ATGATAGTTCTCGGGATTGAATCCTCCTGTGATGAAACCGCAGCGGCAATTGTTCAGGATGGCACAAAAATTTTATCGTCTATTGTTGCCTCCCAGATTGAAGTTCACCACAAGTATGGCGGCGTTGTACCGGAACTTGCATCCCGCATGCACATCGAAGCCATTACCCCGGTTGTGGACGAGGCTGTACAAAAAGCAGCCATTAACATCGAAGATATTGACGGGGTTGCCGCAACAAGAGGGCCGGGACTCATCGGGGCTCTTCTGGTGGGATTTTGTTTTGCCAAATCATTTGCCTGGGCAAGACAACTTCCCTTTGCCGGTGTCAACCACCTGGAAGCTCACATCTATTCTTTGTTTCTGATGGACAACAAGCCAAAATTCCCCTTTATAGCCCTGGTGGTATCCGGGGGACACACCAATATCTATCATGTCACTTCATATGACAATTTTGAGCTTTTGGGGCAAACAAGGGATGACGCAGCAGGTGAAGCCTTTGACAAAGTGGCAAAAATGCTGGGAATAGGCTATCCCGGCGGCCCGATAATTGAAACTCTTGCAAAGACAAAAAATCCTGACGCCATCATGTTTCCCAGAACATTGCTTGAAAAAGGCAGTTTTGATTTCAGTTTCAGCGGCATCAAATCGTCTGTGGCCAGATATATCCATGACAAAAACATCACAACAAAAGATGAAAAAGCACAGGTTGCAGCATCGTTTCAGGAAGCCGTCATTGATGTTCTGTCTCAAAAACTGATCAATGCAGCCCAGCATAAAAAATGCCTGCGCATTGGTATTGCAGGAGGCGTGTCAGCCAACCAGACCTTTGTTAACAAATTATCCAAAAGAGCAAAAAGTAAAAACATCAAAGTTTTTTCCCCGCCGGTTGAACTGTGCGGAGACAATGCAGCCATGATTGCAGCAAGAGGGTATACCATGATTCAGCAAGGATCTTTATGTACCCTTGACCACGACGTATTCTCAAGAACAAAAACAGATTAG
- the nagZ gene encoding beta-N-acetylhexosaminidase yields the protein MAGQRLMLGFDGIEFNEDLKCIIRDIKAGGIILFKRNIESPDQVAALCGECREYAKACGVPPLFMAVDQEGGVVARLKAPFTEFKGNPFIESIRDAEDFAAVTADELKHAGINMNFAPVLDIAPEGIDSIMKNRVFKGDAKNVSQLGMAVIHILQENGIMAVAKHFPGIGRTVKDSHFHLPVLDIDLETLKQSDLVPFADATNEGVCGIMLSHIQYPQLDPRWQASLSPWIVHDLLRGQMGYEGLVMTDDLDMKAIAYDMKTCVRQILKAGIDMALICHKGPDIDVAYHEIVRLLNENEKLCLMGKISIERILRTKKKYLSERE from the coding sequence ATGGCCGGACAGCGCTTGATGCTGGGGTTTGACGGTATTGAATTCAACGAGGATTTAAAGTGTATTATCCGGGATATCAAAGCCGGTGGTATCATCTTGTTTAAAAGAAATATAGAGTCCCCTGATCAGGTCGCAGCTCTTTGCGGTGAATGCCGGGAATATGCAAAAGCCTGCGGGGTTCCGCCGCTGTTTATGGCGGTTGACCAGGAAGGCGGGGTGGTTGCAAGGCTGAAAGCGCCTTTCACGGAATTTAAAGGGAATCCCTTTATTGAATCCATCCGTGATGCCGAGGACTTTGCCGCTGTCACAGCCGATGAGTTAAAGCATGCCGGGATCAACATGAATTTTGCTCCGGTTCTGGATATTGCACCCGAAGGCATTGACAGTATCATGAAAAACCGGGTGTTTAAAGGGGATGCAAAAAACGTATCACAACTTGGCATGGCCGTGATCCATATTCTTCAGGAAAATGGCATCATGGCTGTGGCCAAGCATTTTCCTGGTATTGGCAGAACGGTTAAGGATTCCCATTTTCATCTTCCTGTATTGGATATTGATCTTGAAACCCTTAAACAATCCGACCTGGTTCCGTTTGCAGATGCAACGAATGAAGGCGTCTGCGGGATCATGCTGTCCCATATTCAATACCCGCAGCTTGATCCAAGGTGGCAGGCAAGCCTGTCCCCTTGGATTGTCCATGACCTTTTACGCGGTCAAATGGGATATGAGGGGCTGGTGATGACCGATGATCTGGACATGAAAGCGATTGCCTATGATATGAAAACCTGTGTCCGGCAAATTTTGAAAGCAGGAATTGATATGGCCCTGATCTGTCATAAAGGCCCTGATATTGATGTTGCTTATCATGAAATAGTAAGGCTTCTCAATGAAAATGAGAAGCTTTGTTTGATGGGTAAAATATCAATAGAAAGAATATTAAGGACAAAGAAAAAATATTTGTCCGAAAGGGAATAA